The DNA region ACACGACGCAATAACCGGGCGTCGATTAACCTTGCTGATGGGAAAATTATTAGGAGTATTTCAGAATTTGATACAGAAGCAATTACGCCTGCATTAAAGAGTCTTGATTCTCCAATACCCCGAAGAAAGAAAACTGGTCTTATAGTTCTGGGCTATCTTAAAGTCGCTGAGTCAATTCCGGCAATAATAAAAATGCTTGATGACGAATCGTATCAACATACAATAACATCGGGTGAATATAAATACGAGCCTAAAACTATTCGGATAGCGGCTATTCGGGTACTGGCTAAAATCCAGGGGGATAAAGCATCTGATTTATTGCTGAAGTATTCCAAAGATGATGACCCTCATACCCGCGCTGCTGTTGTCTGTTCTTTCGTTGATATGAAACAAACGGTAAATGAGGGGTTGCTGTTGGAATTTATCAAAGACAACGACCCTTATGTAAGGTTAAGTGCAGTAGAGACAATAGGTCGAATTGGCGACAAGAAATACAGGGGATTGTTAGAGGTTCTTAAGGATGACAAGGAGGGCTATATCTGCGATTGGGCAAAAAGCATATTGGATTTATGGGACGGCAAAAGAACCTCTGTCGCCATACTTTCCGGGGATAATTATCCGCAGGATGACGATTAAGTATCGGAATCTGTCGAATCTGGGGTGGCTGGCAGGATATGGGGACGTCATATCTAATTATTCACCACCCCGTTAGAAGCGACCTAAATAAGATAGCAGAACAATCACCAAATCTAATCTGCCCCGATGGTTAATCGGGACTCCGTTCCGACTCCGCTGTCATTGAACCTGTCTGCGTGCGGATACGCACAGGCAGGAGCTTCTAACGGGGCTAACGAAAAACTTGCACAATCCCGCTGGCGGGGAAGAAATCCGCCTTGGTGGGAAAGAAATCCGCTTGAGCGGGGAAGAAATCCGCTTGAGCGGGGAAGATTTCCTGCCTACCGGCAGGCAGGCCGCCTTAGGGATGAAAGTTTTCGCCCAAGGATGAATGACTCAGACCAAGGGATGAAAGAGTCATCCCCAGGGATGAATGACTCAGCCCAAGGGATGAACGGCTCAGACCAGGGTCTGATTGGGTCAGACCAGGGTCTGATTGGGTCAGACCAGGGTCTGATTGGGTCAGACCAGGGTCTGATTGGGTCAGACCAAGGTCTGATTGGGTCAGACCAAGGGATGACCGGGCCAGACCCAGGGATGAAAAGTTCCGCCCCGGGGGTTGATTATTAGTATAACTGCTTTATTTTATTGGGTTGTAGTTAATTTACCCTTCGCCCTGCCCTCTCACGTCCCGAAGTTATCGGGACTTCGCTTCGGCTCCGCAAGGGGAGAGGAAATTAACGACCTAAAGGTCGTTGTCTACCGGGATTGGTAGACAACGCAATTTATTACGTTGTCAGGGAATAAAAAATCCCCCCATCCCTCCGTACGGAGGGAAAGGGGGATTAGAAAGATGCTTATTTATCCTTGGTCTCGAATTCGGCGTCTATGATGTTGTCGCCGTCCTTGCCTTTGCCTTTTTCACCACTGGGCGGTTGCTCCTGCTGAGGGGGTTCTTGGGTTCCCGACATATCGTCGGGACTACGCTCGCCTTGGAAAGAGCTCGCTCCGCCTGCCTGACCGCCGGTCTGTTTGTTGGCCTGTTCATACAATTTCTGAGCCAGGGTATGGCTGGATTTGGTTAGTTCCTCCATAGCGCTTTTGATTTCGGCTACGTCTTCCTTTTCCTTGGCTTTCTTGAGCCGCTCCAGCGCGGAGTTAATCTTGCCTTTTTCGTCCGGAGTGACTTTGTCGCCTAATTCGGCTACGGTATTTTCCGAGGAGTAGATTAACTGGTCGGCCTGGTTGCGCGCCTCGGCCAGCGATTTCCGCTGCTTGTCGTTCTCGGCATATTGTCCGGCGTCCTTGACCATCCGTTCCACCTCGTCCTTGGCCAGTCCTGAAGACGCCTGGATAACGATGGACTGCTTTTTGTTGGTGGCCTTATCAAGCGCCGCGACATTGAGTATGCCGTTGGCGTCTATGTCAAATGTTACCTCGATTTGTGGCACGCCGCGCCGCGCGGCCGGAATCCCGGCCAGGCGGAACTTGCCCAGGGTCCGGTTGTCGGACGCCATCTCGCGTTCGCCCTGGAGGATGTGGATTTCCACCTCGGTCTGGCTGTCGGCCGCGGTGGAGAATATCTCTTTCTTGCTGGTCGGAATCGTGGTATTGCGGGGTAATCCGGGGACACGTACCAATTTCTGACCAATCCGCAGTATTTTTCAAATCCAGCTTGACTAAACCATAATAATAGTTATATTATATTGGGAGAGGGATTTACTAATTAATCCTTGACTGTTTATAAAACAAGCCCCCGCCGTAAGCGGGGGCCTAACTCGCTGTCCCTTGCGGGATTCTATTATAATGGAGTCCCGTAGGGATAACGCCCCCGACTCCATCTGGGGACTAACAGCGAGTAAGAAAGGCATTTTATGGCCTACAAATCATTCAAGAGCAAGCAACGTTGGGAGGCATTCGGCGACAAGCCCGTTATCAGTATCCTTTCCACCGGTCTCATCTGCCTTAACAAGGTTTGTTACGATACATACATCAAGCCGACCAACTGCGGCTATGTGAAACTTTATTATAACCCGGACGAGAAAAAGATTGCTTTTGAGATGCGCCCGGCCAAGGCATACGGCGAGCCGGTATTCCTGGTTACGATGGCCAAGACCGGACCCATCGCCATCGTCAATGCCAGGTCGTTCCTGAAGCAGTGTGGCATAAAATATAATGAAAAATCCAGGTCTTATTTGGTCTACCCTGTCCCCCTGCCTGAAGCTGCATCGGGATATAAGCGCAAGTGGAGCGAGATACCCAGAGGCATTGAGATTCGCCTTACTGATGAGTATAGTAGTCCGGAATAAAAAATTCGTAAGGGTGGATATACCAAGATAGAGCGTAGCCTCCCGTCAGGGACAAGACGGTATGAGTATAGACACAAGACAGTATAGGTATAGACCAAAGACGTTAGGGGGATAGACCAAAGGCAATAGGGGTGTAGAGCAAAGGCAGTATAGGGATAGGTCAAAGGCAGTATGGGTGTAGGCCAAAGGCAGTATGGGGACAGGCCAAAGGCAGTATAGGGATAGGCCAAAGGCAATATGGATGTAGAGCAAAGGTAGTATAGGGATAGAGCAAAGGCAGTATGGGGATAGACCAAAGGCAGTATAGGGACAGGCCAAAGGCAATATGGGTATAGACCAAAGACGGTAGGGGTATAGAGCAAAGGGAGTATAGGGATAGAGCAAAGACAGTATGGGGATAGACCAAAGGTGGTATAGGGATAGGTCAAAGGCAGTATGGGGATAGACCAAAGGCAGTATAGGGGCAGGCCAAAGGTAATATGGGTATAGACCAAAGACGGTAGGGGTATAGAGCAAAGGGAGTATGGGGTGAGGTGGGAGAGGGGGGTAGGATAACTCCTGTTTTGCCTAACCCTATAATTTACAGGAGATATAAAAATGGGGCAAATTAAGTTTAAAACCAGCTTGGTTGCGCCGTATTTTACCGAGGCGCCTTCGGAAATCAAGGAGAACTGGCTGAAAAAGATGATAGCGAATAGGCAAAAGACCTTTCGCGGTCTGAAAAAGGCCATCAAGACCCAAAAGGATTTTAAGGAAAAGATTGCCAAACCGGCCCAGAAAGGGATTGCCTCTTTCATTAATCCGGAATATATTACCAGGGGCGGCCGGAGTTACCAGAATATAATGGACAAGACCAAAGATAGTTTTGGCCGGTCTGTAAAGCACTATTTCCAAAAACGGAAAGACGCCTTTGAGAGCGGGAAATATGAGGAGAAGTTGGAATCCGGTCAAAATGAATATGCCCGTCAGTGGTGCAGATACCTTGGACCGCTTAGGGGCTATAAGAAAGATAACATATTAGGGCTTCCCGCAATGGCCATAATGGCCCTGACCGGAGCGAAAGGCCTTGTGTCTTACCTGAGAGAACGAAAGGTTCAAGTGGATGGCGAATCGGTAAATATCATCACCCCTGAGAAACTCAACCAATTCAAGCGTCGGCTGAACGGCCGGATTGTCCATTGGGGCAGTGAGATAATCACCTTGGACTATGAAGTCACGGTCATCACGCGGGCCAATGAGGAATTAAATGAATTGGTTAACGAATATCGCCGCCCCGAAATTGCGACGTTCAGTCCTGCGGGCGCTTCGTCCCGATTAGGTCGGGATTCCGCTGTCGCTTCACATATCGACTTTATAATAGAAAAGATTCCGAATCCGGCCAAGCCGGGTGAACGGATAAAACAATTGGGATTGGATATCAGTATAGTTGTGGAATAATGGGACGCCCCGATGTAGTATCGGGACGTCCCTTAATAATCATATCCGCCAGAGGCGGATCTAATAGTCCCGCCTGAAGCGGGACTCTAAGATTTATCCTTGGTCTCGAATTCGGCGTCTATGATATTGTCGCCTTCCTTGCCTTTACCCTTTTCGCCACTGGGCGGTTGCTGTTGAGGTGGCTCTTGTCCCTGCTCAAATCCGCCACCCATCGGCCCGCCGGCATCTGGGCCAGCGCCGGGTCCTGCCTGGCCGCCGGTCTGTTTGTTGGCCTGTTCGTATAACTTTTGAGCCAGGGTATGGCTGGATTTGGTCAGTTCTTCCATAGCGCTTTTGATTTCGGCCACGTCGTCTTTTTCCTTGGCTTTCTTTAACCGTTCCAGCGCGGAGTTAATCTTGCCTTTTTCGTCCGGGGTGACCTTGTCGCCTAATTCAGTCACGGTATTTTCCGAGGAGTAGATTAACTGGTCGGCCTGGTTGCGCGCCTCGGCCAGCGATTTCCGCTGCTTGTCCTGTTCGGCGTATTGCCCGGCGTCCTTGACCATCCGTTCCACCTCTTCCTTGGCCAGTCCGGAAGACGCCTGGATGACGATGGACTGCTTTTTGTTGGTGGCCTTATCAAGCGCCGCGACATTGAGTATGCCGTTAGCGTCAATGTCAAATGTTACCTCGATTTGGGGCACGCCGCGCCGCGCGGCCGGAATCCCGGCCAGGCGGAACTTGCCCAGGGTCCGGTTATCGGATGCCATCTCGCGTTCGCCCTGGAGGATGTGGATTTCCACCTCGGTCTGGCTGTCGGCCGCGGTGGAGAATATCTCTTTCTTGCTGGTCGGAATCGTGGTATTGCGGGTGATTAACGGGGTCCGGATGCCGCCCATGGTTTCTATACCTAAGGTCAGGGGCGTCACGTCCAGGAGCAGGATGTCCTTGATGTCGCCTTTCAAGACCGCGCCCTGGATAGCCGCGCCCACCGCCACCACCTCGTCAGGATTGACCGAGCGATTGGGTTCTTTCTTGAAGTATTCTTTGACCAGTTCCTGGACGCGCGGGATTCTGGTTGAGCCGCCCACCAGGACCACCTCGTCCAGTTCTTCGGGCTTGAGTTTGGCGTCGGCCAGCGCCTGCTTGCACGGCGCCAGCGACGAGACCAGCAGGTCTTCGATGAGTTGCTCCAGCTTGGCCCGGGTAATGGTCAGCTGGAGATGTTTCGGGCCGGTGCTGTCAGCCGTGATAAAGGGCAGGTTGACCTCGGTCTGGACCGAGGATGACAGTTCGCACTTGGCGCGTTCGCAGGCCTCTTTCAGGCGCTGTAATGCCATCTGGTCTTTGCGCAGGTCAATGCCTTCCTTTTTCTTGAATTCGTCAGCCACGAAATTAATCAGGCGCTGGTCAAAATCATCGCCGCCCAGATGGGTATTGCCGTTGGTGGACAGGACCTCGACCACGCCGTCGCCCACTTCCAGGACTGAGACGTCGAAGGTGCCGCCGCCCAAATCATAGACGGCCACCTTTTCGTTCTTCTTCTTATCCAATCCGTAGGCCAGTGCCGCGGCGGTCGGCTCGTTGATGATGCGCTTGACGTCCAGGCCGGCGATTTTTCCGGCGTCCTTGGTGGCCTGGCGCTGTGAGTCGTTGAAATATGCCGGCACGGTAATGACCGCGTCAGTCACCTTTTCGCCCAGGTATGCCTCGGCGGTTTCTTTGAGTTTCTGGAGAATCATGGCCGAGATTTCCGGCGGCGAATACTGCTTGCCCCGGGCCTCCACCTTGACCATTTCATCGCCTGAGCCGACCACCTTGTAGGGAACCATCTTTTCCTCCTGGGCTACTTCGGAGCGCCGGCGGCCCATAAAGCGCTTGATGGAATAGACGGTATTGGCCGGGTTGGTGATGGCCTGGCGCTTGGCTAATTGTCCGACCAGCCGTTCGCCCTTGTCCGTGAATGCCACGATGGACGGGGTCAGCCGTCCGCCTTCGGCGTTGGTGATGACGGTGGTCTCGTTGCCTTCGCGCACGGCCACGACTGATAAAGTGGTGCCCAAATCAATGCCTATAGTTTTTCCCATATAAAACTCCTTTTTAGAGCCAGTTAAACAGACAGACACGAAGTGGCTGTATGTTGTTACTGGGTCTTATCCCGATGAGTCCCACAGGGACGACATCGGGGCTTTCCTTTATCTAACCATAATATACATTATTCCGCCTAACTCTCCTTGACTTAGGTCAAGGGACACGCAATTTTACCGGTTCCGCAATCAATGAGTATATATTAAGTGCGCGGGTTTGTCAAGTAAAAATGAAACCGCAGATGAACACAGATAAACACGGATAATCAGCGTTCTATTTCTTTTCTTTCGCCTTATTAATTTCCTCTTCCGGCACGCCGAGTTTCCTTAATGCTTTCTCGGCGGCTTCATATACATCGTTGCCTTTATAATCAAGAAACTTCTTTATCTCAGGGATGGATTTCTTATCTCCCAATTTAGCAAGCGCAGTAATAGCAGCTTTACAGCAAATTGGGTTTTGACCAGTAAGAAATTTTCGTATTTCCGGGATAGATTCTTTGTCTTCTAAATTGCCGAGAGCAGATATGCATGCACTTTGTAACACTACTTCGTCATCGTGAAGCAATTTACGGATTTCCGGGATAGATTCTTTGTCGCCAGATTCTCCAAGGATAAGGACATTATGATAACAGACACGTTTATCTTTATTATGAAGTTCATGACGTGTATAATAAATAGAATTACGGTACCAGACGAATCCGGTTATGGCGATTACGACAAGAGTAATCTCGCCTATCAAAATAATCCATTTGGTTCGTGTGGTCATATTTTAATCTGCGTAATCTGTGCAATCTGTGGTTTCCGACTACCTATTTCCCACCCGGACGGCCGCCTGGATGCCCGCCGCCCATGCCTCCACCCATTCCACCCATGCCGGACGGGAACGGGACTTCCACTTCCTTGGGCAAAGGGAATGTTATGCTGGAATTGGCAATATCCAGCAGGGCTGCGGATACCAGATTGATGGCGTTATCAATCTTCTCGATGTCGAGCTTGTCGGCCGTGTCGTTGACAGTATGCTGTTCCATAAAACGGCTGGAGGTGAAGTTGAGGGACGGTATCTTCTCCTCGTAAAATGAATAATAGTCCGAGCCGAACTTGAAGGTGAATTCGATATTATCCTTGAGGGTCAGGGGTAGTCTGGATTGGCCATTGGCTTTTTTAATGACATCGTAGATCTCAGGATTTCTCAGCACGCCCATGACAGTAAGTTCGGTCGGATTGCCCCGGCCGAGCATATCCATATTTAACATAGCAATGGTCTTGGACGGCGCGGTATTGTGTTTAGCATAGTATCTGGAGCCAAAGAGCCCCATTTCCTCGGCGCCGAATGCCACGAATACGATATTGCGTTTGGGTTTTATGCCGGAGCGGGCCAGGGTCTCGGCAATGGACAGCAGTCCGGCCACGCCTGAGGCGTTATCATTGGCGCCCGGGAAATATTTACCGTCTGCGGTTGAACCGAGATGGTCATAATGCGCGCCCAGGACCACGCTGGCCAGCAGTTCGCCCTTGAGCGTTGCAACTACATTATATGTAGTGCAGTCTTTGGCCCAGGTGGTATCAGTGGTGATGCCAACTGTGGCCGGCGCGGCCAGCAGTTCCTTGGCCACCTCTTCGGTTACTACCACGGCCGGCAATATGGGGTCGGTAGCGACTCTTGATTGCCCGCCCAGGATAACGAAACGCAGGGTCAGATTGGATGCCGCGGCCTCCGGCGACCTGAGCCGTTTCTGGATGGCCTCGGACGGGAATTCCTGCCAGACCGCGCTGTCGTCTGCCAGGCCCTTGGCTGAAACAACGACGATGCCCTTGGCGCCGCGGTTCTTGGCGTTGGCGGCCTTGAGGATTGATGACGAGTATTTGGCGGCGGTGATAGTGCCTGAGACAACCAGTTGGACCAGCGGCTCGGGCAGTCCGGCCTTGACCACGACTATCTTGTCCCTGACGTCAATGCCTTTGTAGTCGTCATATTTGAATTCTTCGGCGGTGACGCCGTAGCCGGCCGCCACCAGCGCGCCGTTGACTTCGCCGTTAGCGCTTAAATTAAGGGGCAGGAAATCCTTGCCCAGGGTGTACGGCTTGATTTCCCATTTGTCGGTTGGCTTCATCCCCAAGGCGGTCTTCTGGCCCAGTTTCTGCATCTGGATATCAAAGGGCTGGAGTTCGGTGGCCAAGCCGTATTTCCGAAATTCAGCGGCGATGTATTCAGCCGCGGCCTTGTCGCCTTCAGCGCCGGCAGCCCGGCCGGCTAACGCCGGAGATGCCAGAAAGGCGCAGTGTTTCCGGATGGCATCCAAGCGGGGGTTTTGGGCCGGCGCCGGAGTGGGCGCTGCCTGGGTAATCTGGTCGCCGGTAAAGCTGTATTCCAGCGAGTTGAACGGGGCATTGAAATCGCCCTTGCGGATCATCTGGCCCTGCTCAAAGATGATATAGTTGTCCCAGCGGTAGAAGAATATGACCCGGGCCGGCCGCTCGGACGCCTGCTGGGACAGGCCCATAAAAAGGGTGATGTATTTCTTGCTGTTATACGGGCTCCAGCACGAGGCCATGACCGCCTGGCCGGGCGAGTTATAGGTGGTGTTGTTGATGACGAAGCCGTCCTTCATCAGTTTGAAATTATCGGGCTTGAACCTGGCCTCGTTCATCAACTGGGCCGCGGCCAGATTGATGGCCGGCGAGCCGAGAATCATGAGCGAATTATTATTTAGGTCGGCCTGGACGAACTCGCTGTCCGCCTTCATGGCCGCTTTTTGGTTTCCGGCTACCCGTTCGGCCACCTTTTTATAGAGGGCGTTTTCCTCGGGCGTTCCGGCCGAGGGATAAACCACCAGGAGATTCTTGTCGCCCATGGTGGCGCCCAGGCAGGGCCAGAGTTCCTTGTCCTTGAGCCGGCGGAAGATGTTGTAGTCCGGGTCAACGGCCAGTGACAGCGGTTTACCGGACTTGACCTCGATGGTCTTTGGGTCTACGAGGTTGGACACCTCGACGATACTTTCTTCCTTGCCCTGGTCAGTAGTGACGACCACCGGCAGCATTATTTTGAATGGCGGGACCGTATTCTGCCTGATGGTAAATGAGACATTCTGTTTGTCGAGTGATACATTTTCCAGTGCCAGGTCCGGGATGCCGGTCCGGTCCAGCCACTGGTCAAAGAACCACTGGAGTTTCTGGCCCGAGGTCTTTTCAAAGGCGAACTGGAAATCCTCCCAGTTGGCTTTGTTGCCGCCTTTTTCCTTGATGACCAGGCGCAGGGCATCGACGAACGCCTTATCGCCCATCATCTTCCGGAGCATATGGAACATGGCCGATGGCTTGCCGTAGCCGATTTCGTTGTCGATTTCGGCCTGCTTGCCCACGAAGGTCCGGACCGGCTTGTCATTGCCTTCGTTGACAAAGGCCGAGAACTTGACGCAGTTAATCCGGCGGTAATTCAGGGCGTCAACCGGGGTTTTCTTGAGTTCCAGGAAATAATAATTGGAGCAGTAGGTGGTCAGGCCCTCGCACCAGTTGCCGCGCGATTCGTCGACATTGACGTAGTTGCCCCACCAGCAGTGCATTATTTCGTGGCCCAGCCCGCCTTCGTTGGCGTGCCGGCCCATCATGATTACATCCGTGCCGAGCAGGGTATATGAAGGCATGCCGTAGCCGGTGGTGAAGAAATTCTCCACGATGGAGAAGGACTTGAATGGATAGGGCGTGAGAAAGGTCGGGAAGAGCGCCAGGAAATTCTTGGCCGCCTCGATATGCGCCTGGGCAAACTGCTGGGAGTCCTTGTAGAAATAAGACGCCACCCGGATGCCGTTGAACTGTTCCGCGGTGATGACGTATTTTCCGGCTACTAAAGTGTAGCTGTCAAACAGGATATCGCTGGTCCAGGTGGTCCTGACCTGGTTGCCCACGACCGTGCGGGCCTTTAATTCGTTCTGGCCGACTACCTCCCATCCGGCCGGGGTGAGCGTGGTGACCTCAAAGCGAATCATCGGACTGGACGGGACTCTGGGATACCAGCCGGAGCCGTGGTGCAGATACACGCCTTCCTCGGAGATGATGCCTGAGGTCCGGCCGCCGGCCACAAAGCCCAGGGTCTTTTCAGTTTCGGGCTTGTCGTATATCTTGCCTTCGTATGAGGCGATGAGCGTGAACTTGTCCGGGGTTTGGGTGCTGGCCAGCGGCAGGGAGAAATTATATGATTGCAGGCCTTCTGATTTGCCTTTGGTGAATTTGACGGGTTTGGATGTTTTGCCGTCGCTTAATGCCAGCGATTTCAGTTCCAGTCCCGGATGCAGGGCGAAAAAGAAATTGCCTACCTTGGGCGGCACACCCTGTTTCTCAACCGTTGCTTCCAGGGTATCGGTGGCCGTGATATAATGGATGGTCGGGTCGAGTTCAGCCGTAATCTTGTGGCCTGTGATATTAAGCGGCTCCGGGGCTGACGATGGCGTGCCGGCCATACCTGAGGATTGGCAGCCGCAGATTACACAGATTAATACCAGGGAATAAAGTAGTACTTGTTTCATAGTTAAGGCCTTTCTATATTAATAATATGAGGTTAGAAATAGTTCTTTTACCTCTCCGGACAGGGTGAGTCAAGCAAATAATGTAATGATTAAATTGACCTCGTCGGGGATTTAAGGTATTTATTTTTAACCACGAGATTAACACGAGATTCCACAAGATAATAAGTAATAATCTGTGAAATCTGTGGCTAAAGAGGATGAGTATATGAATAAAGAGATTATCAGCCGGATAATAGAATCAGCCGAGGCCAAGTACCTGATGCTCAACCAGGCCGAGGTGATTGCCAAAATAGCGGATAAGGTTATCAGCGCGCTCAAGAAGGGCAACAAGGTGGTGCTGTTCGGCAACGGCGGCAGCGCCTCGGACAGCCAGCATCTGGCGGCTGAAATCGTGGGCTGTTTTACCAGGCGTAGCCGCCGGCCATTGCCGGCCATTGCCTTGACTGCCAATACATCCAATCTGACCGCCATCGGGAATGACTATGGGTTTGAGAATGTATTCAGCCGGCAGGTTGAGGCGCTGGTTAATCGGGGTGATGTGGTGCTGGCGTTTTCCACCAGCGGGAATTCGGTTAACGTGATAAAGGGCGTTCAGGCCGCGCGTAAGAAGGGCGCTTATGTTATCGGCTTTACCGGCCATAAGAAGAATAAACTAAAGTCGTCCGTGGATTTATGTTTCTCGGCCCCGGCTGATACCTCAGGCCGGATTCAGGAATGCCATATTACCGCCGGGCATATTGTGTGCGAGATGGTGGATAGGGCGTTTTAAACCACAGATAGATTCGCTGTGCTCACTACAAGTTTGCACAGATTGACACAGATTAAATACGAATGATTTACTATTACATTATTTGCGCTGTTGTCGGGTATCTGATTGGCTCAATTCCTTTCGGTTATATCATTGTCAAACTCAGGAAAGGCATAGACATTCGCACTGTCGGCAGCGGGAATATTGGGGCAACTAATGTTGTAAGGATTGCTGGATTACCTTGGGGCATACTTTGCTTTTTGTTAGATGCAGCCAAGGGGTTTTTGCCTACACTGTATGTTATTTATAACTTAACTTGTTCACCGCGAGCGGAAATCGTCGTGACCCATGGTGATTTCGGTGGTTGCACCGTAATAGAAATGACAAGCGGGGCAATAATAGGATTAAGCCTTATTATCGGACACCTTTTCCCTGTTTATATCCGTTTTAGAGGGGGCAAGGGAGTGGCCACAGCGCTTGGGGTGTTTTTAGCGCTTACACCTGAAGCAACAATTGTTTCATTTATTATTTGGTTGGTATTATTTTCGTTATTTCGTTATGTTTCTGTTGCGTCAATTATGGCTGCGGTCTCATTGCCAATAAGTTTTGGATGGATAACACAAAGTAAATATCCCATAAGGAGTATATGGGAATATTATTATGGATTATTTATTGTTTGTATCATTGTTGCCATATTAGTTATTATCAAACATATTCCCAACATCAAGCGGTTGATTAAGGGAACGGAGCCGAAAGTTCGCCTGTGGGGGCGAAAAGCGGAGGAGAAGTTACAATAGGTTACAGCGTCCTGCGGACTGTTACAAGAGGTTACAGGAAGTTGCTTTTAGTAACCCTTTGTAACCTATTATTGTAACCTCGTGTAACTATTTGTAACATTTATGAGAATTCTTGTACTCGGCGATGGCGGTTGGGGCACGGCATTAGCTCTAGTCCTGCATCACAATGGGCACCAGGTCACGCTCTGGAGCAAATTCCCGGAATACGCGCAGTATATAAACCGGAAACGGGAAAACACCAAGTTTCTGCCCGGTATCAAACTCCCGCCAGCAATTACTGTTACTTCAGAACTCGTAATTCA from Planctomycetota bacterium includes:
- a CDS encoding Hsp70 family protein, whose protein sequence is MLRIGQKLVRVPGLPRNTTIPTSKKEIFSTAADSQTEVEIHILQGEREMASDNRTLGKFRLAGIPAARRGVPQIEVTFDIDANGILNVAALDKATNKKQSIVIQASSGLAKDEVERMVKDAGQYAENDKQRKSLAEARNQADQLIYSSENTVAELGDKVTPDEKGKINSALERLKKAKEKEDVAEIKSAMEELTKSSHTLAQKLYEQANKQTGGQAGGASSFQGERSPDDMSGTQEPPQQEQPPSGEKGKGKDGDNIIDAEFETKDK
- the dnaK gene encoding molecular chaperone DnaK; the protein is MGKTIGIDLGTTLSVVAVREGNETTVITNAEGGRLTPSIVAFTDKGERLVGQLAKRQAITNPANTVYSIKRFMGRRRSEVAQEEKMVPYKVVGSGDEMVKVEARGKQYSPPEISAMILQKLKETAEAYLGEKVTDAVITVPAYFNDSQRQATKDAGKIAGLDVKRIINEPTAAALAYGLDKKKNEKVAVYDLGGGTFDVSVLEVGDGVVEVLSTNGNTHLGGDDFDQRLINFVADEFKKKEGIDLRKDQMALQRLKEACERAKCELSSSVQTEVNLPFITADSTGPKHLQLTITRAKLEQLIEDLLVSSLAPCKQALADAKLKPEELDEVVLVGGSTRIPRVQELVKEYFKKEPNRSVNPDEVVAVGAAIQGAVLKGDIKDILLLDVTPLTLGIETMGGIRTPLITRNTTIPTSKKEIFSTAADSQTEVEIHILQGEREMASDNRTLGKFRLAGIPAARRGVPQIEVTFDIDANGILNVAALDKATNKKQSIVIQASSGLAKEEVERMVKDAGQYAEQDKQRKSLAEARNQADQLIYSSENTVTELGDKVTPDEKGKINSALERLKKAKEKDDVAEIKSAMEELTKSSHTLAQKLYEQANKQTGGQAGPGAGPDAGGPMGGGFEQGQEPPQQQPPSGEKGKGKEGDNIIDAEFETKDKS
- a CDS encoding HEAT repeat domain-containing protein; the protein is MTTRTKWIILIGEITLVVIAITGFVWYRNSIYYTRHELHNKDKRVCYHNVLILGESGDKESIPEIRKLLHDDEVVLQSACISALGNLEDKESIPEIRKFLTGQNPICCKAAITALAKLGDKKSIPEIKKFLDYKGNDVYEAAEKALRKLGVPEEEINKAKEKK
- a CDS encoding M20/M25/M40 family metallo-hydrolase → MKQVLLYSLVLICVICGCQSSGMAGTPSSAPEPLNITGHKITAELDPTIHYITATDTLEATVEKQGVPPKVGNFFFALHPGLELKSLALSDGKTSKPVKFTKGKSEGLQSYNFSLPLASTQTPDKFTLIASYEGKIYDKPETEKTLGFVAGGRTSGIISEEGVYLHHGSGWYPRVPSSPMIRFEVTTLTPAGWEVVGQNELKARTVVGNQVRTTWTSDILFDSYTLVAGKYVITAEQFNGIRVASYFYKDSQQFAQAHIEAAKNFLALFPTFLTPYPFKSFSIVENFFTTGYGMPSYTLLGTDVIMMGRHANEGGLGHEIMHCWWGNYVNVDESRGNWCEGLTTYCSNYYFLELKKTPVDALNYRRINCVKFSAFVNEGNDKPVRTFVGKQAEIDNEIGYGKPSAMFHMLRKMMGDKAFVDALRLVIKEKGGNKANWEDFQFAFEKTSGQKLQWFFDQWLDRTGIPDLALENVSLDKQNVSFTIRQNTVPPFKIMLPVVVTTDQGKEESIVEVSNLVDPKTIEVKSGKPLSLAVDPDYNIFRRLKDKELWPCLGATMGDKNLLVVYPSAGTPEENALYKKVAERVAGNQKAAMKADSEFVQADLNNNSLMILGSPAINLAAAQLMNEARFKPDNFKLMKDGFVINNTTYNSPGQAVMASCWSPYNSKKYITLFMGLSQQASERPARVIFFYRWDNYIIFEQGQMIRKGDFNAPFNSLEYSFTGDQITQAAPTPAPAQNPRLDAIRKHCAFLASPALAGRAAGAEGDKAAAEYIAAEFRKYGLATELQPFDIQMQKLGQKTALGMKPTDKWEIKPYTLGKDFLPLNLSANGEVNGALVAAGYGVTAEEFKYDDYKGIDVRDKIVVVKAGLPEPLVQLVVSGTITAAKYSSSILKAANAKNRGAKGIVVVSAKGLADDSAVWQEFPSEAIQKRLRSPEAAASNLTLRFVILGGQSRVATDPILPAVVVTEEVAKELLAAPATVGITTDTTWAKDCTTYNVVATLKGELLASVVLGAHYDHLGSTADGKYFPGANDNASGVAGLLSIAETLARSGIKPKRNIVFVAFGAEEMGLFGSRYYAKHNTAPSKTIAMLNMDMLGRGNPTELTVMGVLRNPEIYDVIKKANGQSRLPLTLKDNIEFTFKFGSDYYSFYEEKIPSLNFTSSRFMEQHTVNDTADKLDIEKIDNAINLVSAALLDIANSSITFPLPKEVEVPFPSGMGGMGGGMGGGHPGGRPGGK
- a CDS encoding SIS domain-containing protein, which translates into the protein MNKEIISRIIESAEAKYLMLNQAEVIAKIADKVISALKKGNKVVLFGNGGSASDSQHLAAEIVGCFTRRSRRPLPAIALTANTSNLTAIGNDYGFENVFSRQVEALVNRGDVVLAFSTSGNSVNVIKGVQAARKKGAYVIGFTGHKKNKLKSSVDLCFSAPADTSGRIQECHITAGHIVCEMVDRAF
- the plsY gene encoding glycerol-3-phosphate 1-O-acyltransferase PlsY, which codes for MIYYYIICAVVGYLIGSIPFGYIIVKLRKGIDIRTVGSGNIGATNVVRIAGLPWGILCFLLDAAKGFLPTLYVIYNLTCSPRAEIVVTHGDFGGCTVIEMTSGAIIGLSLIIGHLFPVYIRFRGGKGVATALGVFLALTPEATIVSFIIWLVLFSLFRYVSVASIMAAVSLPISFGWITQSKYPIRSIWEYYYGLFIVCIIVAILVIIKHIPNIKRLIKGTEPKVRLWGRKAEEKLQ